The Luteolibacter sp. Y139 nucleotide sequence AAGCCGGGGTTGGAGTGCTGCTCAAGGAAACGGCGCAGGGATTCATCAAGGATGAGGGGTTGCGATTGAGTGCGGCGCTGGCCTTCTATTCCGCCTTCTCGCTCGCGCCGCTGCTATTGATCGTGTTGTCGATTGCCGGAGCTGTGTTCGGAGACGAAGCCGTGCGCGGGATGCTTTACGACGAGATCTATCGAGATCTCGGCCGCAGCGGAGCGGAAGTGCTGGAGGACATGGTCGCCCATGCGCGCGATCCCCAGCAAAGCCTGGTCATGTCCCTGGTGGGGCTCGTCGTGCTGCTATTCGGGGCCGCGGGTTTATTCGGCCAGCTTCAGGCTGCGCTGAATGCCATGTGGAACGTGCCACCGCGAGAAAAAGGTGGCGTGAGGCAATTCGTGAAGAGCCACTTTCTTTCGTTCACCATGGTGCTTGGCACCGGGTTCCTGCTGCTGGTGTCGATGGTGGTTTCGACCGTTCTAAATGCGGTCAGCGTGAGGGTGGGGGAAATCGCCAACATCCCGGCGCCTCTATGGGCGGTGGTTGGCGGCTTCCTTTCATTCGCGCTGATCACGCTGCTATTCGCAGCGATCTTCAAGGTCTTGCCGGATGTGATCATTCGCTGGAGGGATGTGTGGGCCGGGGCGATTTTCACATCGGGCCTGTTCGCGGTGGGGAAGTCGGCGATCGGCTGGTATCTGGGCCGGGAGGCTATGGCTTCGAGCTATGGTTCGGCGGGCGCGGTGATCGTGATTTTGACGTGGCTCTATTATTCGTCGGCGATCCTGCTCTTCGGAGCCGAGTTCACCCAGGTTGTGGCTCGTGCGGCGGGGCGCGAGATCGTCGGCCGGGCGGTCCGGAGACTTTTGGATCAAGAAGCTGTTCGCTGAAGGCCCACGCTGTGCCACATTAGCTGCGGACCCCTGGACGAATGAAGACTTTTGACGATGTATTGGCGGCTGAACTGAAGGAGCTCTTCAGCGCGCAGCGGCAGTGGTTGCTGGCGCTGCCGGGGGTGATCCGTGGCGCTTCGAACGCAAAATTGTCCGAACATTTCCGCAGGGAGGCCCGTGAGACCAAACGCCACATCGAGCGCATCGAGGAGATCGCGGAGATCCTGGGAGGATCTCCGCGAGGCCGGGTGCATGCTCCGATGAGGGAACTGGTGCAAACGGCGCAAGAGGTGCCGGGCTCCGAGCCGGACGGAGCGATTTCGGACGCCCGGCTGATTATCGTTGCGCAGCGTGTGGCCCACCTTTTGATCTGCGGCTATGGCACGGCACGCACGCTTGCCGGGATACTTGGCCACGGGGCGGTGGAGGCATTACTGGCCACGAGTCTGGCCGAGAAAAGTGCAGACGACCGGGCGCTCACGAATCTGGCGATCGACATTTATACGGTGTCGGGTCCGGCGGAGCCCGCGGCGCCGTTGCTGGACGAGCCGTTCGTCCCGTGATTCGGTGGTTTACCGAATCAGAGCGGCTTGATTGTGGCGCGGCAGGCAGCGGTCCCATTCGATGATCTTGTGGAAGAGCGGCTCGAGCTGCTCCGTGGGAGGGAGAGGATATTCGCCGTGCGCATAGTCCAAGAGATGATCTGACAGGGGGACGGCAGCCGCGCTCACCTTGATCTCGGCGACCAGTTCGCGCCGGTCTTCCGGGCAATCTTCCGGTGAGCGGAAGTCGTCGTCATTGTAGGGGCCGAAGCGGCGCTCGTATTCGCGCTTCCGGGCGATGGTATAGTCGCTATTCATGGTGGTGAAGGATTGTGAGGTATCGTGAGGATCCTACTAGTCACCCTTCATTCAGCCGATGCCGTGCCGCTGGGATGGAGGTGGCAAATCCCTGATATTATAAGGATTGCGCCGGCGAACGGCTTTCTCGACGTGTGGGAGAAATCGCAAATGTCTCTGCAAGGGGTGCAGTTCGCTTGTTGTCCGGAAATAGTTCGGCGGCAAAGGGACGCTGGGAGTACAAAGGTGAGCCGGGCGAGATTTCCGACTGCTATCAGGTCACCAACGAGGGTTTACTGACGTTGCCATTCGGAACCGTCCGGCTCTGGTCACCAGTCGCACCGTTGATCCGATTCTCAAATGAAAACTTATTTCATGCGTGGTGCGGGGAGGTCCTCGCCGGGAGGACGGCGCCCGGCGCGCATCTCGGCCGTGGCGCGTGCGAGGGCGATCGCCGCGTGGCGCGTTTCCTCCTGGATCGCGGAGTCTCGGTCGAGCGCCTCATGGCTGCTGGCGTAGGGTTCGAAGTAGCCGATGTAGCGGTCGACGATGGCGGTCGGCCCGGCGGAGATCAGACCTATTCCTGTGAGCCAATCATGAAGATGGCGGCGAACTCCTCCTGCTCCCTCCGCATCGCCATGGACGATCAAGGAGAATACTCGCCCGGCAAGATGCTTGGGATAGTCCCACCCCTTGAGCTCGATTTCCTTGGCGAGAGCTGGGTCCTTGCCAGCGGTAGTGGTGGGATCTGGATTTCCGCCGTCGGCACAGACCAAGCGATCAATCATCAGCTTGAGGCCCGAGGGAACCTGAAACCAGTGGACGGGAGTGATGATCATGATCCCGTGAGCCGCGACCCAGCGAGGGTAGAGTTCGTTCATCCAGTCCTGCACCTGGCCCAAGTAGTGATTCGGGTAACAGGAGCAAGGCCAGTGGCAGAGTGGCATGGCAGTGGAGACGCAGGCCTTGCAGGGAAAAATGCGGCGTCCGTATTCCGCGCCGAGCAGTGAGAGATCGAGCAGGTCGACATGACAGCCTTCCGCTTCCAGTGTGGTGCGTGCGATGCCGGAGAGACGAAACGACTTGGAGATCTCACTAGGGCAGGTTTCGTCGGTCCGCGGAGATGCATTGATCAGGAGCATGCGGGTGACGCTGCCGGCATCGTTGAACTCCTGTTGCGCGTCGTGAATCTTTTGGCGGGCATCGAGCCATTCGGTGGAGAGCTCATGCGAAGGATCTTGGAAGCCGGCTCCTGCTGGCCGTGAGGAGATGGTCTTGCGGCGTGCCTCATAAGCCTCAGCCGCGATCCTTGTCACCTGATCCACGGCCTCCTTGGCTTCAGCAAACGCGGGATCGGCAAATTGTTCCCGGTAGCGGCGCTCGAATTCGTCGCGATCCAGTGGCACTGGCCCTTGGCCGATCCGCACGATGGGTGAAGAAGGCGTTGCAGATGACGGCGAGTCCATCCGCCAGCCTAACACAATAGCGATGGGCGAGCAGGTGAATTCAGCCGATGAGGTCGTGATACTCCGGATGCCGCTGGATCCATGCTTTGGCGTATCCGCAGACAGGCCGCACCTTTTCTCTCCGCGAGCGGATGATGTCCAGCATGCCGGCCATCAGGCGACCGGCCGTGCCGTGACCGCGCAGGGCCGGATCGGCGTATACGTAGGGAATGATGAGCAGGTTCGATTCCCTCCGGTAGTCGGCATAGGCGAGCTTTCCTTCTTCCTCCAGCTCGAAGCGTTGGCGGGATACCTGATCGATCACTTGGCTCATGGGAGAAGGAAACTACCGGTCGGCGGGAGCGTCGATGCGGGAAATCACCACGCGACGATCCTGACGGAGAAGATTCTCTGCGGCGTCAGCCGGATGATGGGCTTCACTCTCGCCGTAGCCGACGGGAACCAAACGATCCGCCGCCACGCCACCGCGGACGAGCTCGCGAACAAGCGCTTCCGCCCGCAATTGAGAGAGCAGTTGATTGTCCGAAGAGGTGCCTTCCGCAGAAGCGTGGCCTTCGATGGCAAAGCTGGCTTTGGCCAAGCCGGGATCGAGAATGGCTTCGGTGAGGGCCAGCACCATGTCGTAGGAATGGCCGTCGGCGAATTGCGTGGAGCCTTGTTGGAAGAGGATATCGTGACTGGTGATGGTGGTGGTTGCAACGACGGGATAGGAAACCACCCAAACATCGCGGCCACGATACTCGGCCGGGATGCGATCATTGAAGACAGCGGCATTCAATCCGGCGACGGGCATTACTCTCACCCGCTCGAGCGCGGCATCGGCTAACAGAACGGCCGGAATGTCGTCGCGCGACGGATAGAAGGCGTAGCGGCGGCCTTCATGGATGAAGAATGGCTCCGGAAGCACGGACTCGCCCGGGGCCGCCTCGGCGGGAGCGGGGGTGCGGAAGAAAGGCGGCATCTTCCGAATATCGGCATCGCCGCGTAGCCGTTGGCGCAAGAACTCGGCTGCCGAGCGGCGATCTTCTCGGGGTGCGCGGCGGACCTCGCTCTGATCGAGGCGGTTCAATTCGGCATGGGAGAGGCGACTATCCTTGCCGAGGATATCATTCACCAAGCGGCTCGCATCGTCGCGTCCCTGGATCTGGATTTTTCGCTGATGGAGATCGCGGGCGAGATCTTCATGGGCACGTACCACATCGGCCTCGGCGGGTGGCAAGTCATCCAGCGCGTTGGGATCACGGGGGACGGTGTCGGGCTGGCGATCCTTCGGGGAGGTTTTGTGTGCGTCGGGGCTCGCCTTCTGGTCATTGGTGTCCTCCACCTTGTTCGAGGAAGGGTCGGCCTTGTCATTGACGGAGTCGCGGTTCCGCCTGGCATCGGGGGAAGCTTTGCGAGCGGTGGCATCTTCGGTCTTGGTTGATTCCGGGTTGGCGTTCTTGGACCGGTCAACTTCGCGTCGGGAGCGCTCGTTGGCTTTGGAATCATCATCCCTTACCGGCTGGGCCTCCTTTCCTGCGGGCTGCACGCGATTCGGGTCGCCCGCGCTGCGGCGTTGGTCTTCGAGCGGCTGGGATTCGTTGCTTGCCCGGCGCGTGGTGTCTTCGACACGGTCTGAATCCGGCGATGCTTTGGCGGAACGATCCTTCAAGGGCTTCGAGTCGGGATTGGTGGGTTCCGCGGCGGTGGCGATAGGGCTGGCTACCATCGTGGCAGCCAGAGCCGCGATGAAGGAGAACGGGCGTGATTGAGCTTTCATGCCTGCCCTCCTGCTTAATCCGTTCCGCCCTGGGAGGAGCGTAGTCATAGGGATTTTGGCGGCTTTGCCCTTGTCTGAGCGTGCAACGCGACCCGTTTCCGGGTGCAGCGTGCAATATCAGGCGCACTTTTCTTTTGAATCTTCCCGGATGCACACCGACGCTTGTGATGCTATCCGATGACAATGGCCGAGTTTCCCGAGGAGACGAAGGACGGAGAGTTCGAGCGACAGGAGGATGCCTTCCGAATGATGGTGGGGAAGGAAGGTGGACCGCTGGCGGTGGATGGCCGCTATCACCTCTACGTTTCGCTGGCGTGCCCATGGGCTCACCGCACGCTGATTGTGCGGTCGCTGTTAGGGTTGCAGGACAGCATCGGCATCAGCATCGCGGATCCGGTGCGGGATGAACGAGGGTGGGCATTTCGCGAGGGGCATGGGCATCATCCCGATGAGGCAGAGGGCTTTCACTTTCTGGGAGAAGCTTACCTGAGGAGTGATCCCCGTTTTCGCGGCCGGTATACGGTGCCGGTTTTGTGGGACCGCCAAGAGAAGTGCATCGTCAACAACTCCGAGGACGACATTTGCCGGATGTTTCAGGAGAGCTTCGCCGGTCCCGGGGCACGGGACTTGTTCCCGCTGCACCTAGCGGAGGAGCAAGCCGAGATCAGCGACTATCTCTACGAGAAGGTGAACAACGGGGTCTACCGAGCAGGCTTCGCAACCACGCAGGCCGCGTATGAGGAGGCGGTGCGGGACTTGTTCGTGGCGCTGGATGAAATGGCGGTCCGGCTGGAGCGCTCGACCTTTCTGTTAGGCGAGCATCTGGTCGAGAGCGACTTGCGGTTGTTCTGCACCTTGATCCGTTTTGACATGGTCTATCATGGCCACTTCAAGTGCAACCTCCGCCGGGTGGTGGACTGCCCGCCGCTGCTGCGCTTCATGCGGGACGTTTATTTACAGCCGGGTGTGGCAGCGACGGTGAACTTCGATCACATCAAGCGGCATTACTACGGCACCCATCGTGAACTGAACCCGAGTGGCATCATTCCGCTGGGGCCGGCGGCGGTTTTCGAGAAGCCGGGTTGTGGCGAGCGGGATGCGGGCTCGAGGTGACGGATACCCTTGTCCGTATCTGAGGGTGCCTGACGGCAGCAGTTTGACATGGTTGCTGACTGGTTTACGGCATTACGGCAGGGTGCACCCTGCACGATGCTTTGCCTCCGAGCGGGCGAAATGCGCTCAGGGGAAGATCCTAGGACTTCATGGAATGGGATTCCTTACGGGCACTGTGTGTGCTGGGATTCTCGCAACCCCTCCGACCGAATTCCGCCGCGCGGATGGTCCCCTGTGTCGTGGATACTACCGTTACTTCCGAAAAGGCTGCTTCGCGAGACGCAGAGCCTGATGTCGGCGCTGCTTCTTGGCTTCAAAGCAGGCTCATCGCCTTCGACGAAATCGTAGCTGTCGTCGAGGAGTATGCGATTTTCACCATGACGCCGTCCGGTGAGATCCTCGATTGGAATACCGGCGCCGAGCGCATCATGGGCTACCGCCCCGAGGAAGTGATCGGACAAAGCAACGACTGCTTTTTCTCCGAAGTCGAAAGAGTGGGCGGGGTCCCGCAAGGAATCCTTGAGATCGCGACGAGGGATGGCTCGTTCACTGGTGAGGGATGGCGCTCCCGGAAGGATGGCGAGCGCTTCTGGGGGCATGTGACGATCACGGCGCTGCGGTCTCCCGAGGGGGAGGTCCAGGGATTCCTCCAAATCACCCGCGACCTCACCCAGCGCCGGGTGACGATGGAGGCCCTGCGGCAAAGCGAAGAGCGCTTCCGACTGCTTGTGGAGGGGGTGCGCGACTACGCGATTTTCATGCTTGACCCGGAGGGTCACGTGATGAGCTGGAACATCGGAGCCCGAAGGATCAAGGGCTACGAGCAGGATGAGATCGTGGGCCGCCAC carries:
- a CDS encoding YihY/virulence factor BrkB family protein yields the protein MNAGPTMQAGVGVLLKETAQGFIKDEGLRLSAALAFYSAFSLAPLLLIVLSIAGAVFGDEAVRGMLYDEIYRDLGRSGAEVLEDMVAHARDPQQSLVMSLVGLVVLLFGAAGLFGQLQAALNAMWNVPPREKGGVRQFVKSHFLSFTMVLGTGFLLLVSMVVSTVLNAVSVRVGEIANIPAPLWAVVGGFLSFALITLLFAAIFKVLPDVIIRWRDVWAGAIFTSGLFAVGKSAIGWYLGREAMASSYGSAGAVIVILTWLYYSSAILLFGAEFTQVVARAAGREIVGRAVRRLLDQEAVR
- a CDS encoding DUF892 family protein gives rise to the protein MKTFDDVLAAELKELFSAQRQWLLALPGVIRGASNAKLSEHFRREARETKRHIERIEEIAEILGGSPRGRVHAPMRELVQTAQEVPGSEPDGAISDARLIIVAQRVAHLLICGYGTARTLAGILGHGAVEALLATSLAEKSADDRALTNLAIDIYTVSGPAEPAAPLLDEPFVP
- a CDS encoding flavodoxin family protein, which codes for MDSPSSATPSSPIVRIGQGPVPLDRDEFERRYREQFADPAFAEAKEAVDQVTRIAAEAYEARRKTISSRPAGAGFQDPSHELSTEWLDARQKIHDAQQEFNDAGSVTRMLLINASPRTDETCPSEISKSFRLSGIARTTLEAEGCHVDLLDLSLLGAEYGRRIFPCKACVSTAMPLCHWPCSCYPNHYLGQVQDWMNELYPRWVAAHGIMIITPVHWFQVPSGLKLMIDRLVCADGGNPDPTTTAGKDPALAKEIELKGWDYPKHLAGRVFSLIVHGDAEGAGGVRRHLHDWLTGIGLISAGPTAIVDRYIGYFEPYASSHEALDRDSAIQEETRHAAIALARATAEMRAGRRPPGEDLPAPRMK
- a CDS encoding GNAT family N-acetyltransferase, whose translation is MSQVIDQVSRQRFELEEEGKLAYADYRRESNLLIIPYVYADPALRGHGTAGRLMAGMLDIIRSRREKVRPVCGYAKAWIQRHPEYHDLIG
- a CDS encoding OmpA family protein, with amino-acid sequence MKAQSRPFSFIAALAATMVASPIATAAEPTNPDSKPLKDRSAKASPDSDRVEDTTRRASNESQPLEDQRRSAGDPNRVQPAGKEAQPVRDDDSKANERSRREVDRSKNANPESTKTEDATARKASPDARRNRDSVNDKADPSSNKVEDTNDQKASPDAHKTSPKDRQPDTVPRDPNALDDLPPAEADVVRAHEDLARDLHQRKIQIQGRDDASRLVNDILGKDSRLSHAELNRLDQSEVRRAPREDRRSAAEFLRQRLRGDADIRKMPPFFRTPAPAEAAPGESVLPEPFFIHEGRRYAFYPSRDDIPAVLLADAALERVRVMPVAGLNAAVFNDRIPAEYRGRDVWVVSYPVVATTTITSHDILFQQGSTQFADGHSYDMVLALTEAILDPGLAKASFAIEGHASAEGTSSDNQLLSQLRAEALVRELVRGGVAADRLVPVGYGESEAHHPADAAENLLRQDRRVVISRIDAPADR
- a CDS encoding glutathione S-transferase family protein, with the translated sequence MAEFPEETKDGEFERQEDAFRMMVGKEGGPLAVDGRYHLYVSLACPWAHRTLIVRSLLGLQDSIGISIADPVRDERGWAFREGHGHHPDEAEGFHFLGEAYLRSDPRFRGRYTVPVLWDRQEKCIVNNSEDDICRMFQESFAGPGARDLFPLHLAEEQAEISDYLYEKVNNGVYRAGFATTQAAYEEAVRDLFVALDEMAVRLERSTFLLGEHLVESDLRLFCTLIRFDMVYHGHFKCNLRRVVDCPPLLRFMRDVYLQPGVAATVNFDHIKRHYYGTHRELNPSGIIPLGPAAVFEKPGCGERDAGSR